One stretch of Strix uralensis isolate ZFMK-TIS-50842 chromosome 17, bStrUra1, whole genome shotgun sequence DNA includes these proteins:
- the SSH1 gene encoding protein phosphatase Slingshot homolog 1 isoform X9: MINLLRCEDRIKLAVRLESVWTDRVRYMVVVYSSGRQDTEENILLGVDFSSKESQSDEVKIEHAERPLGCSLEGAGSCSATYQDLLSAPLCKSCTIGMVLRLWSDTKIHLDGDGGFSVSTAGRMHIFKPVSVQAMWSALQILHKACEVARRYNYFPGGMALVWATYYESCISSDQSCINEWNAMQDLESTRPDSPALFVDKPTERERTERLIKAKLRSIMMSKDLENVTSKEIRNELEKHMNCNLKEFKEFIDNEMLLILGQMDKPSLIFDHLYLGSEWNASNLEELQGSGIDYILNVTREIDNFFPGLFAYHNIRVYDEETTDLLAHWNEAYHFINKAKKNHSKCLVHCKMGVSRSASTVIAYAMKEFGWSLEKAYNYVKQKRSIARPNAGFMRQLLEYEGILDASKQRHNKLWKQQAESNLPQNTDGTPGSGDFLLESLDIDLENRLADLDTPSQSAYLDNRAGTEVSVGFNYCFRRLSDTLLENKIPGDRGGFFHVEELEREALAEQRAALLVGQPPSAASETGKALETAELSNFTEKEVKKKLDFSPRKGRIVLGPGEPGEDGVREENPMEKWKRRLSTHKEESRLNRENLNNNNSKRSCPEDFEHDAVFGILSKVKPSYQSCADCMYSSGSLSPDSFGEQCEKLNASTARRSTTICTQPALLSHINSNLADHLPSKTHSEEAIRTKNNEAALPLSAGTGILEPGTCKSLNQPCGVLEKGKDAPRTPVRTLLPRRNSHCERSLLNAEVVKEEALARKDSKPTKELKYLFSKDLEKPSANSYLMQHQESLIQLQKAGLVRKHTKELERLKSLPSAAASLLRDSPLSRVDSSIAEESEDLVPPHGLVPLLGAAPLIPEDSENDVEKLEVKRVLEGISQKTSTPVMCRLEHTSSFTKDFLKTICYTPSSSRSSNLTRSSSSDSIHSVRGKPGLVKQRTQEIETRLRLAGLTVSSPLKRSNSLAKLGCLNLSSEDLSSDMDVSTVTDSKEAVSSESSVLCEPQPTLRSADVAAKLAAKPAVGNLKNTLWMGKS, from the exons ATGATCAACCTCCTTCGCTGTGAGGATAGGATCAAACTA GCTGTCCGTTTGGAAAGTGTGTGGACAGACCGAGTCCGGTACATGGTGGTTGTGTACAGCAGTGGACGACAGGACACAGAGGAGAATATTCTGCTGGGCGTGGATTTTTCCAGCAAGGAGAG CCAGAGTGATGAAGTGAAAATCGAACACGCAGAAAGGCCCCTCGGGTGCTCTTTggaaggggcaggcagctgctctgccaCCTACCAGGACTTGCTTTCAGCCCCGCTTTG TAAAAGCTGCACTATAGGAATGGTTCTTCGTCTGTGGAGTGATACTAAAATCCATCTCGACGGTGATGG tGGCTTCAGCGTGAGCACTGCAGGGAGAATGCACATCTTCAAACCGGTGTCGGTGCAAGCCATGTG GTCTGCTTTACAGATCCTCCATAAAGCCTGTGAAGTTGCAAGAAGGTACAACTACTTCCCGGGGGGGATGGCCTTGGTCTGGGCCACGTACTACGAAAGCTGCATCAGCTCCGACCAGAGCTGCATCAACGAGTGGAACGCGATGCAGGACCTGGAGTCCACCCGCCCCGACTCTCCAGCCCTGTTTGTTGACAA gCCAACTGAAAGAGAACGAACAGAACGGCTCATTAAAGCCAAACTCCGGAGCATCATGATGAGCAAAGACCTGGAAAATGTGACTTCTAAGGAG atACGAAATGAGCTGGAGAAACACATGAATTGCAACTTGAAGGAATTCAAGGAATTTATAGACAACGAAATGCTGCTTATCCTGGGTCAGATGGACAAACCGTCTCTAATTTTTGATCATTTATATCTG GGCTCGGAGTGGAACGCCTCCAacctggaggagctgcagggctcAGG CATTGATTACATTTTGAATGTGACCAGGGAAATTGATAATTTTTTCCCCGGTTTGTTCGCATATCACAACATCCGCGTGTACGACGAGGAGACGACAGACCTCCTGGCTCACTGGAACGAGGCCTACCACTTCATCAATAAAGCCAA GAAGAATCACTCCAAGTGCCTGGTGCACTGCAAAATGGGTGTGAGCCGGTCGGCATCTACCGTGATAGCTTACGCGATGAAGGAATTCGGCTGGTCGCTGGAAAAGGCTTATAATTATGTGAAGCAAAAACGCAGCATCGCAAGACCAAACGCAGGCTTCATGAGACAGCTTTTGGAGTATGAAGGCATTTTAGATGCTAG CAAGCAGCGCCACAATAAGCTGtggaagcagcaggcagagagcaaCCTCCCCCAGAACACAGACGGCACCCCGGGGTCGGGCGACTTCTTGCTCGAGAGCTTGGACATCGACCTAGAAAACCGCCTGGCTGACCTGGACACGCCTTCGCAGTCGGCGTACCTGGACAACCGCGCCGGCACGGAAGTGTCCGTGGGGTTTAATTACTGCTTCCGTCGCCTCTCGGACACGCTGCTGGAGAACAAGATTCCCGGGGACAGGGGCGGGTTTTTCCACGTGGAGGAGCTGGAGCGGGAAGCGCTCGCGGAGCAGCGCGCTGCCTTGCTGGTGGGACAACCTCCATCTGCAGCTTCGGAGACGGGAAAAGCCCTGGAGACGGCAGAGCTGAGCAACTTCACTGAGAAGGAGGTGAAGAAGAAACTGGACTTCAGCCCCCGGAAGGGAAGGATAGTGCTGGGCCCTGGGGAGCCGGGGGAGGACGGCGTCAGGGAGGAAAATCCGATGGAGAAGTGGAAGCGGCGTCTGTCCACGCACAAGGAGGAGAGCAGGCTTAATAGAGAGAACTTGaataacaacaacagcaaaaggaGTTGCCCAGAGGATTTTGAG caCGACGCCGTGTTTGGGATCCTCAGTAAGGTCAAGCCTTCCTATCAGTCTTGCGCTGACTGTATGTATTCCTCGGGCAGTTTGTCCCCCGACTCCTTTGGGGAGCAGTGCGAGAAGCTGAACGCCAGCACCGCGCGTCGCAGCACCACCATCTGCACGCAGccagccctcctctcccacaTCAACTCCAACTTGGCTGACCACCTGCCCAGCAAGACACACTCCGAGGAAGCCATCAGAACTAAAAATAACGAGGCTGCGCTTCCTCTGTCGGCAGGAACTGGTATACTGGAGCCTGGCACTTGCAAATCACTCAATCAACCCTGTGGCGttttggagaaaggaaaagatgcacCAAGAACCCCAGTCAGAACTCTGCTGCCCAGGAGAAACTCGCACTGTGAGAGGAGCCTCCTTAACGCAGAAGTGGTAAAAGAAGAGGCTCTAGCCAGAAAAGACAGCAAACCCACCAAGGAGCTGAAGTACTTGTTCAGCAAAGACTTGGAAAAGCCGAGTGCAAACAGTTACTTGATGCAGCACCAGGAGTCTCTTATTCAGCTGCAGAAGGCGGGCCTGGTGAGGAAGCACACCAAAGAGTTGGAGCGGCTGAAGAGCCTGCCCTCGGCCGCCGCGTCGCTGCTCAGAGACAGCCCCCTGAGCAGGGTCGACTCCAGCATTGCGGAGGAAAGCGAGGATTTGGTTCCGCCTCACGGCCTCGTGCCTCTGCTGGGAGCGGCACCGCTGATCCCCGAAGACTCAGAAAACGACGTGGAGAAGTTAGAGGTGAAACGCGTCTTGGAGGGGATCTCTCAGAAAACCTCCACGCCTGTCATGTGTCGGTTGGAGCACACGAGCAGTTTCACCAAGGACTTCCTGAAGACCATCTGCtacaccccctcctcctcccggAGCTCCAACCTGACGCGCAGCTCCAGCAGTGACAGCATCCACAGCGTGCGGGGCAAACCCGGCCTGGTGAAGCAGCGAACTCAGGAGATCGAGACCAGGCTGCGGCTGGCCGGCTTGACTGTGTCTTCTCCTCTGAAAAGGTCCAACTCTCTCGCCAAGCTCGGATGTCTGAACTTGTCCTCCGAGGACTTATCGAGTGACATGGATGTGTCAACCGTGACGGACTCAAAAGAGGCTGTCTCAAGCGAGTCTTCTGTGCTCTGTGAGCCACAGCCCACGCTGAGGAGCGCAGACGTCGCCGCCAAGCTGGCAGCGAAGCCAGCGGTCGGAAACTTGAAGAACACGCTTTGGATGGGCAAAAGTTGA
- the SSH1 gene encoding protein phosphatase Slingshot homolog 1 isoform X10, which produces MHIFKPVSVQAMWSALQILHKACEVARRYNYFPGGMALVWATYYESCISSDQSCINEWNAMQDLESTRPDSPALFVDKPTERERTERLIKAKLRSIMMSKDLENVTSKEIRNELEKHMNCNLKEFKEFIDNEMLLILGQMDKPSLIFDHLYLGSEWNASNLEELQGSGIDYILNVTREIDNFFPGLFAYHNIRVYDEETTDLLAHWNEAYHFINKAKKNHSKCLVHCKMGVSRSASTVIAYAMKEFGWSLEKAYNYVKQKRSIARPNAGFMRQLLEYEGILDASKQRHNKLWKQQAESNLPQNTDGTPGSGDFLLESLDIDLENRLADLDTPSQSAYLDNRAGTEVSVGFNYCFRRLSDTLLENKIPGDRGGFFHVEELEREALAEQRAALLVGQPPSAASETGKALETAELSNFTEKEVKKKLDFSPRKGRIVLGPGEPGEDGVREENPMEKWKRRLSTHKEESRLNRENLNNNNSKRSCPEDFEHDAVFGILSKVKPSYQSCADCMYSSGSLSPDSFGEQCEKLNASTARRSTTICTQPALLSHINSNLADHLPSKTHSEEAIRTKNNEAALPLSAGTGILEPGTCKSLNQPCGVLEKGKDAPRTPVRTLLPRRNSHCERSLLNAEVVKEEALARKDSKPTKELKYLFSKDLEKPSANSYLMQHQESLIQLQKAGLVRKHTKELERLKSLPSAAASLLRDSPLSRVDSSIAEESEDLVPPHGLVPLLGAAPLIPEDSENDVEKLEVKRVLEGISQKTSTPVMCRLEHTSSFTKDFLKTICYTPSSSRSSNLTRSSSSDSIHSVRGKPGLVKQRTQEIETRLRLAGLTVSSPLKRSNSLAKLGCLNLSSEDLSSDMDVSTVTDSKEAVSSESSVLCEPQPTLRSADVAAKLAAKPAVGNLKNTLWMGKS; this is translated from the exons ATGCACATCTTCAAACCGGTGTCGGTGCAAGCCATGTG GTCTGCTTTACAGATCCTCCATAAAGCCTGTGAAGTTGCAAGAAGGTACAACTACTTCCCGGGGGGGATGGCCTTGGTCTGGGCCACGTACTACGAAAGCTGCATCAGCTCCGACCAGAGCTGCATCAACGAGTGGAACGCGATGCAGGACCTGGAGTCCACCCGCCCCGACTCTCCAGCCCTGTTTGTTGACAA gCCAACTGAAAGAGAACGAACAGAACGGCTCATTAAAGCCAAACTCCGGAGCATCATGATGAGCAAAGACCTGGAAAATGTGACTTCTAAGGAG atACGAAATGAGCTGGAGAAACACATGAATTGCAACTTGAAGGAATTCAAGGAATTTATAGACAACGAAATGCTGCTTATCCTGGGTCAGATGGACAAACCGTCTCTAATTTTTGATCATTTATATCTG GGCTCGGAGTGGAACGCCTCCAacctggaggagctgcagggctcAGG CATTGATTACATTTTGAATGTGACCAGGGAAATTGATAATTTTTTCCCCGGTTTGTTCGCATATCACAACATCCGCGTGTACGACGAGGAGACGACAGACCTCCTGGCTCACTGGAACGAGGCCTACCACTTCATCAATAAAGCCAA GAAGAATCACTCCAAGTGCCTGGTGCACTGCAAAATGGGTGTGAGCCGGTCGGCATCTACCGTGATAGCTTACGCGATGAAGGAATTCGGCTGGTCGCTGGAAAAGGCTTATAATTATGTGAAGCAAAAACGCAGCATCGCAAGACCAAACGCAGGCTTCATGAGACAGCTTTTGGAGTATGAAGGCATTTTAGATGCTAG CAAGCAGCGCCACAATAAGCTGtggaagcagcaggcagagagcaaCCTCCCCCAGAACACAGACGGCACCCCGGGGTCGGGCGACTTCTTGCTCGAGAGCTTGGACATCGACCTAGAAAACCGCCTGGCTGACCTGGACACGCCTTCGCAGTCGGCGTACCTGGACAACCGCGCCGGCACGGAAGTGTCCGTGGGGTTTAATTACTGCTTCCGTCGCCTCTCGGACACGCTGCTGGAGAACAAGATTCCCGGGGACAGGGGCGGGTTTTTCCACGTGGAGGAGCTGGAGCGGGAAGCGCTCGCGGAGCAGCGCGCTGCCTTGCTGGTGGGACAACCTCCATCTGCAGCTTCGGAGACGGGAAAAGCCCTGGAGACGGCAGAGCTGAGCAACTTCACTGAGAAGGAGGTGAAGAAGAAACTGGACTTCAGCCCCCGGAAGGGAAGGATAGTGCTGGGCCCTGGGGAGCCGGGGGAGGACGGCGTCAGGGAGGAAAATCCGATGGAGAAGTGGAAGCGGCGTCTGTCCACGCACAAGGAGGAGAGCAGGCTTAATAGAGAGAACTTGaataacaacaacagcaaaaggaGTTGCCCAGAGGATTTTGAG caCGACGCCGTGTTTGGGATCCTCAGTAAGGTCAAGCCTTCCTATCAGTCTTGCGCTGACTGTATGTATTCCTCGGGCAGTTTGTCCCCCGACTCCTTTGGGGAGCAGTGCGAGAAGCTGAACGCCAGCACCGCGCGTCGCAGCACCACCATCTGCACGCAGccagccctcctctcccacaTCAACTCCAACTTGGCTGACCACCTGCCCAGCAAGACACACTCCGAGGAAGCCATCAGAACTAAAAATAACGAGGCTGCGCTTCCTCTGTCGGCAGGAACTGGTATACTGGAGCCTGGCACTTGCAAATCACTCAATCAACCCTGTGGCGttttggagaaaggaaaagatgcacCAAGAACCCCAGTCAGAACTCTGCTGCCCAGGAGAAACTCGCACTGTGAGAGGAGCCTCCTTAACGCAGAAGTGGTAAAAGAAGAGGCTCTAGCCAGAAAAGACAGCAAACCCACCAAGGAGCTGAAGTACTTGTTCAGCAAAGACTTGGAAAAGCCGAGTGCAAACAGTTACTTGATGCAGCACCAGGAGTCTCTTATTCAGCTGCAGAAGGCGGGCCTGGTGAGGAAGCACACCAAAGAGTTGGAGCGGCTGAAGAGCCTGCCCTCGGCCGCCGCGTCGCTGCTCAGAGACAGCCCCCTGAGCAGGGTCGACTCCAGCATTGCGGAGGAAAGCGAGGATTTGGTTCCGCCTCACGGCCTCGTGCCTCTGCTGGGAGCGGCACCGCTGATCCCCGAAGACTCAGAAAACGACGTGGAGAAGTTAGAGGTGAAACGCGTCTTGGAGGGGATCTCTCAGAAAACCTCCACGCCTGTCATGTGTCGGTTGGAGCACACGAGCAGTTTCACCAAGGACTTCCTGAAGACCATCTGCtacaccccctcctcctcccggAGCTCCAACCTGACGCGCAGCTCCAGCAGTGACAGCATCCACAGCGTGCGGGGCAAACCCGGCCTGGTGAAGCAGCGAACTCAGGAGATCGAGACCAGGCTGCGGCTGGCCGGCTTGACTGTGTCTTCTCCTCTGAAAAGGTCCAACTCTCTCGCCAAGCTCGGATGTCTGAACTTGTCCTCCGAGGACTTATCGAGTGACATGGATGTGTCAACCGTGACGGACTCAAAAGAGGCTGTCTCAAGCGAGTCTTCTGTGCTCTGTGAGCCACAGCCCACGCTGAGGAGCGCAGACGTCGCCGCCAAGCTGGCAGCGAAGCCAGCGGTCGGAAACTTGAAGAACACGCTTTGGATGGGCAAAAGTTGA
- the SSH1 gene encoding protein phosphatase Slingshot homolog 1 isoform X6, which produces MRYLCTAPCWPYGNGSLCGNGLSESFFMVKGAALFLQQGNSSQGQRSLQHPHKHAGDLPQHLQVMINLLRCEDRIKLAVRLESVWTDRVRYMVVVYSSGRQDTEENILLGVDFSSKESQSDEVKIEHAERPLGCSLEGAGSCSATYQDLLSAPLCKSCTIGMVLRLWSDTKIHLDGDGGFSVSTAGRMHIFKPVSVQAMWSALQILHKACEVARRYNYFPGGMALVWATYYESCISSDQSCINEWNAMQDLESTRPDSPALFVDKPTERERTERLIKAKLRSIMMSKDLENVTSKEIRNELEKHMNCNLKEFKEFIDNEMLLILGQMDKPSLIFDHLYLGSEWNASNLEELQGSGIDYILNVTREIDNFFPGLFAYHNIRVYDEETTDLLAHWNEAYHFINKAKKNHSKCLVHCKMGVSRSASTVIAYAMKEFGWSLEKAYNYVKQKRSIARPNAGFMRQLLEYEGILDASKQRHNKLWKQQAESNLPQNTDGTPGSGDFLLESLDIDLENRLADLDTPSQSAYLDNRAGTEVSVGFNYCFRRLSDTLLENKIPGDRGGFFHVEELEREALAEQRAALLVGQPPSAASETGKALETAELSNFTEKEVKKKLDFSPRKGRIVLGPGEPGEDGVREENPMEKWKRRLSTHKEESRLNRENLNNNNSKRSCPEDFEHDAVFGILSKVKPSYQSCADCMYSSGSLSPDSFGEQCEKLNASTARRSTTICTQPALLSHINSNLADHLPSKTHSEEAIRTKNNEAALPLSAGTGILEPGTCKSLNQPCGVLEKGKDAPRTPVRTLLPRRNSHCERSLLNAEVVKEEALARKDSKPTKELKYLFSKDLEKPSANSYLMQHQESLIQLQKAGLVRKHTKELERLKSLPSAAASLLRDSPLSRVDSSIAEESEDLVPPHGLVPLLGAAPLIPEDSENDVEKLEVKRVLEGISQKTSTPVMCRLEHTSSFTKDFLKTICYTPSSSRSSNLTRSSSSDSIHSVRGKPGLVKQRTQEIETRLRLAGLTVSSPLKRSNSLAKLGCLNLSSEDLSSDMDVSTVTDSKEAVSSESSVLCEPQPTLRSADVAAKLAAKPAVGNLKNTLWMGKS; this is translated from the exons gTGATTTGCCGCAGCACCTCCAGGTGATGATCAACCTCCTTCGCTGTGAGGATAGGATCAAACTA GCTGTCCGTTTGGAAAGTGTGTGGACAGACCGAGTCCGGTACATGGTGGTTGTGTACAGCAGTGGACGACAGGACACAGAGGAGAATATTCTGCTGGGCGTGGATTTTTCCAGCAAGGAGAG CCAGAGTGATGAAGTGAAAATCGAACACGCAGAAAGGCCCCTCGGGTGCTCTTTggaaggggcaggcagctgctctgccaCCTACCAGGACTTGCTTTCAGCCCCGCTTTG TAAAAGCTGCACTATAGGAATGGTTCTTCGTCTGTGGAGTGATACTAAAATCCATCTCGACGGTGATGG tGGCTTCAGCGTGAGCACTGCAGGGAGAATGCACATCTTCAAACCGGTGTCGGTGCAAGCCATGTG GTCTGCTTTACAGATCCTCCATAAAGCCTGTGAAGTTGCAAGAAGGTACAACTACTTCCCGGGGGGGATGGCCTTGGTCTGGGCCACGTACTACGAAAGCTGCATCAGCTCCGACCAGAGCTGCATCAACGAGTGGAACGCGATGCAGGACCTGGAGTCCACCCGCCCCGACTCTCCAGCCCTGTTTGTTGACAA gCCAACTGAAAGAGAACGAACAGAACGGCTCATTAAAGCCAAACTCCGGAGCATCATGATGAGCAAAGACCTGGAAAATGTGACTTCTAAGGAG atACGAAATGAGCTGGAGAAACACATGAATTGCAACTTGAAGGAATTCAAGGAATTTATAGACAACGAAATGCTGCTTATCCTGGGTCAGATGGACAAACCGTCTCTAATTTTTGATCATTTATATCTG GGCTCGGAGTGGAACGCCTCCAacctggaggagctgcagggctcAGG CATTGATTACATTTTGAATGTGACCAGGGAAATTGATAATTTTTTCCCCGGTTTGTTCGCATATCACAACATCCGCGTGTACGACGAGGAGACGACAGACCTCCTGGCTCACTGGAACGAGGCCTACCACTTCATCAATAAAGCCAA GAAGAATCACTCCAAGTGCCTGGTGCACTGCAAAATGGGTGTGAGCCGGTCGGCATCTACCGTGATAGCTTACGCGATGAAGGAATTCGGCTGGTCGCTGGAAAAGGCTTATAATTATGTGAAGCAAAAACGCAGCATCGCAAGACCAAACGCAGGCTTCATGAGACAGCTTTTGGAGTATGAAGGCATTTTAGATGCTAG CAAGCAGCGCCACAATAAGCTGtggaagcagcaggcagagagcaaCCTCCCCCAGAACACAGACGGCACCCCGGGGTCGGGCGACTTCTTGCTCGAGAGCTTGGACATCGACCTAGAAAACCGCCTGGCTGACCTGGACACGCCTTCGCAGTCGGCGTACCTGGACAACCGCGCCGGCACGGAAGTGTCCGTGGGGTTTAATTACTGCTTCCGTCGCCTCTCGGACACGCTGCTGGAGAACAAGATTCCCGGGGACAGGGGCGGGTTTTTCCACGTGGAGGAGCTGGAGCGGGAAGCGCTCGCGGAGCAGCGCGCTGCCTTGCTGGTGGGACAACCTCCATCTGCAGCTTCGGAGACGGGAAAAGCCCTGGAGACGGCAGAGCTGAGCAACTTCACTGAGAAGGAGGTGAAGAAGAAACTGGACTTCAGCCCCCGGAAGGGAAGGATAGTGCTGGGCCCTGGGGAGCCGGGGGAGGACGGCGTCAGGGAGGAAAATCCGATGGAGAAGTGGAAGCGGCGTCTGTCCACGCACAAGGAGGAGAGCAGGCTTAATAGAGAGAACTTGaataacaacaacagcaaaaggaGTTGCCCAGAGGATTTTGAG caCGACGCCGTGTTTGGGATCCTCAGTAAGGTCAAGCCTTCCTATCAGTCTTGCGCTGACTGTATGTATTCCTCGGGCAGTTTGTCCCCCGACTCCTTTGGGGAGCAGTGCGAGAAGCTGAACGCCAGCACCGCGCGTCGCAGCACCACCATCTGCACGCAGccagccctcctctcccacaTCAACTCCAACTTGGCTGACCACCTGCCCAGCAAGACACACTCCGAGGAAGCCATCAGAACTAAAAATAACGAGGCTGCGCTTCCTCTGTCGGCAGGAACTGGTATACTGGAGCCTGGCACTTGCAAATCACTCAATCAACCCTGTGGCGttttggagaaaggaaaagatgcacCAAGAACCCCAGTCAGAACTCTGCTGCCCAGGAGAAACTCGCACTGTGAGAGGAGCCTCCTTAACGCAGAAGTGGTAAAAGAAGAGGCTCTAGCCAGAAAAGACAGCAAACCCACCAAGGAGCTGAAGTACTTGTTCAGCAAAGACTTGGAAAAGCCGAGTGCAAACAGTTACTTGATGCAGCACCAGGAGTCTCTTATTCAGCTGCAGAAGGCGGGCCTGGTGAGGAAGCACACCAAAGAGTTGGAGCGGCTGAAGAGCCTGCCCTCGGCCGCCGCGTCGCTGCTCAGAGACAGCCCCCTGAGCAGGGTCGACTCCAGCATTGCGGAGGAAAGCGAGGATTTGGTTCCGCCTCACGGCCTCGTGCCTCTGCTGGGAGCGGCACCGCTGATCCCCGAAGACTCAGAAAACGACGTGGAGAAGTTAGAGGTGAAACGCGTCTTGGAGGGGATCTCTCAGAAAACCTCCACGCCTGTCATGTGTCGGTTGGAGCACACGAGCAGTTTCACCAAGGACTTCCTGAAGACCATCTGCtacaccccctcctcctcccggAGCTCCAACCTGACGCGCAGCTCCAGCAGTGACAGCATCCACAGCGTGCGGGGCAAACCCGGCCTGGTGAAGCAGCGAACTCAGGAGATCGAGACCAGGCTGCGGCTGGCCGGCTTGACTGTGTCTTCTCCTCTGAAAAGGTCCAACTCTCTCGCCAAGCTCGGATGTCTGAACTTGTCCTCCGAGGACTTATCGAGTGACATGGATGTGTCAACCGTGACGGACTCAAAAGAGGCTGTCTCAAGCGAGTCTTCTGTGCTCTGTGAGCCACAGCCCACGCTGAGGAGCGCAGACGTCGCCGCCAAGCTGGCAGCGAAGCCAGCGGTCGGAAACTTGAAGAACACGCTTTGGATGGGCAAAAGTTGA